A window of the Tunturibacter empetritectus genome harbors these coding sequences:
- a CDS encoding aspartate aminotransferase family protein, with amino-acid sequence MSPIDVVEPKSSNKSASLTSQQVVDITRQHNYGTWRFQKGWNPMHIADAEGCTIVDGAGKRYLDFSSQLMCSNLGHKNQAVIDAIARQAQELSYAMPGYATTARAELSQLLLEVLPKGISKFFFTTSGTEANEAAFKIARMYTGKTKIIARYRSYHGSTAGSIAATGDPRRWAMEPGGKGPGVLFAPEVHCYKCPIKHTYPGCGIACADYIEHMIRNESDVAAVLVEPIVGTNGVIVPPEEYMPKLRRICDEYGVLLIADEVMTGWGRTGEWFAMNHWGVVPDILVTAKGITSAYVPLGLCATSEKIADFFQDHYFAHGHTYEAHPLTLAPAVATIREMQRLGLVERARELGPYVEGKLKELKAKHPSIGDVRGKGLFWAVDLVKDQTTKEPFNTYSDKVSGKPLLVDQIAAKILADGVTIQAWVSHFVIAPPLIVTKEQIDLGISVLDKHLVIADAAVGA; translated from the coding sequence ATGAGTCCGATTGATGTCGTCGAGCCTAAGAGCTCTAATAAATCAGCGTCGCTTACGAGCCAGCAGGTGGTGGATATTACGCGACAGCACAACTACGGCACCTGGCGATTTCAAAAGGGCTGGAACCCGATGCACATCGCGGACGCCGAGGGCTGCACCATCGTCGATGGTGCGGGCAAGCGGTATCTGGATTTTTCGTCGCAGTTGATGTGCTCTAATCTTGGGCACAAAAATCAGGCTGTAATTGATGCGATTGCGCGGCAGGCCCAGGAGTTGAGTTACGCGATGCCTGGCTATGCGACCACGGCGCGCGCTGAGCTGTCTCAACTTCTACTGGAAGTTTTGCCTAAGGGCATCAGCAAGTTTTTCTTTACTACCTCCGGGACAGAGGCTAACGAGGCGGCGTTCAAGATCGCGCGCATGTATACGGGAAAGACGAAGATCATTGCGCGCTATCGCTCTTATCATGGGTCTACCGCCGGTTCTATCGCGGCGACTGGAGATCCGCGGCGATGGGCGATGGAGCCTGGCGGCAAGGGGCCGGGTGTTCTCTTTGCGCCGGAGGTTCACTGTTACAAATGTCCGATCAAGCACACCTATCCGGGATGCGGGATCGCGTGCGCGGATTATATCGAACACATGATCCGGAATGAGTCGGATGTGGCTGCGGTTCTGGTGGAGCCTATTGTTGGGACGAATGGTGTGATCGTTCCTCCAGAGGAGTACATGCCGAAGCTTCGCCGGATCTGCGACGAATATGGCGTTTTGTTGATTGCGGATGAGGTGATGACGGGGTGGGGGCGTACTGGCGAGTGGTTCGCCATGAATCACTGGGGTGTCGTTCCGGACATTTTGGTTACGGCGAAAGGGATTACTTCGGCTTATGTGCCGTTGGGACTTTGCGCGACAAGTGAGAAGATCGCTGATTTCTTTCAGGATCATTATTTCGCTCATGGTCATACGTATGAGGCGCATCCGCTTACGCTTGCTCCTGCGGTGGCTACGATTCGTGAGATGCAGCGTCTTGGGCTGGTGGAGAGGGCTCGTGAGCTTGGTCCTTATGTTGAAGGCAAGCTCAAGGAGTTGAAGGCGAAACATCCCAGCATTGGGGATGTTCGCGGGAAGGGACTCTTCTGGGCAGTTGACCTGGTGAAAGATCAAACTACGAAGGAGCCTTTCAATACTTACTCGGACAAGGTCTCGGGAAAGCCGTTGCTCGTGGATCAGATTGCCGCGAAGATACTTGCGGATGGTGTCACGATCCAGGCTTGGGTCTCGCACTTTGTGATTGCTCCTCCGCTGATTGTTACGAAGGAGCAGATTGATCTTGGGATTTCGGTTCTGGATAAGCATCTTGTGATTGCAGATGCTGCTGTTGGTGCGTGA
- the preA gene encoding NAD-dependent dihydropyrimidine dehydrogenase subunit PreA, with the protein MAKDRPTLASTFCGIECMNPFWLASAPPTNCGEQIMRAFDAGWGGAVWKTIGEPITNVSSRYSSIDWEGRRMMGFNNIELISDRPIEVNLQEIAEVKRRYPKHVVIASLMVESKRESWHEIVQRAEDAGADGLELNFGCPHGMSERGMGSAVGQVPEYCEQITGWVKEKARTPVIVKLTPNISDIRVAARAAKQGGADALSAINTINSITGIDLDTFQPNPNVDGKSSHGGYCGPAVKPIALNMVQQIQADATSALPLSGIGGIGSWRDAAEFILLGCSTVQVCTAAMHYGYRIVEDMQDGLLNWMAEKGFATIEDFRGLSLPNVHEWKQLNLNYQIVARIHEDLCIGCQLCYTACWDGAHQCIHLDRTSPAPDTTRTPKMVEAESARRISTTPIPKLDSGTSGRTNAITPLERIPRVDEHHCVGCNLCSLVCPVENCITMERIDKDLPFESWEERVAKGLVATGTGEVMSTNT; encoded by the coding sequence ATGGCAAAGGATAGACCGACGCTTGCGAGTACCTTTTGCGGCATCGAGTGCATGAATCCGTTCTGGCTGGCGTCTGCACCGCCGACCAACTGCGGCGAGCAGATTATGCGGGCCTTCGATGCGGGTTGGGGAGGAGCGGTGTGGAAGACGATTGGCGAGCCGATTACGAATGTGAGCTCGCGCTACTCGTCGATCGATTGGGAGGGGCGGCGGATGATGGGCTTCAATAATATTGAGCTCATCTCGGATCGCCCGATTGAGGTGAACCTGCAGGAGATCGCGGAGGTGAAGCGGCGGTATCCGAAGCATGTGGTGATCGCTTCGCTGATGGTTGAGAGTAAGCGCGAGAGCTGGCATGAGATTGTGCAGCGTGCGGAGGATGCGGGGGCGGATGGGCTGGAGTTGAACTTTGGATGTCCGCATGGGATGAGCGAACGGGGGATGGGGTCTGCGGTGGGGCAGGTGCCAGAGTATTGCGAACAGATTACGGGGTGGGTTAAGGAGAAGGCTCGCACGCCTGTGATTGTTAAGCTGACTCCGAATATCTCTGATATCCGTGTGGCTGCGCGGGCTGCAAAGCAGGGCGGGGCGGATGCGCTCTCGGCGATCAATACAATCAACTCGATTACGGGCATCGATCTGGATACGTTTCAGCCTAATCCGAATGTGGATGGCAAGAGTTCGCATGGCGGTTACTGTGGGCCTGCGGTGAAGCCGATTGCGCTCAACATGGTTCAGCAGATACAGGCTGATGCTACGAGTGCGCTTCCTCTGTCAGGTATTGGCGGCATTGGAAGCTGGCGCGATGCGGCGGAGTTTATTCTGCTGGGATGCAGCACGGTGCAGGTGTGTACGGCTGCGATGCACTACGGCTACAGGATCGTCGAGGATATGCAGGACGGGTTGTTGAACTGGATGGCGGAGAAGGGCTTCGCTACGATCGAAGACTTTCGCGGGTTGTCGCTTCCGAATGTTCACGAATGGAAGCAGCTTAATCTCAACTACCAGATTGTTGCTCGTATTCATGAGGATCTATGCATTGGATGCCAGCTTTGCTATACGGCGTGCTGGGATGGCGCGCATCAGTGCATTCATCTTGATCGCACATCGCCTGCGCCGGATACGACACGGACGCCGAAGATGGTTGAGGCTGAATCTGCGCGACGAATTTCGACTACGCCTATTCCGAAGCTTGACTCGGGAACTTCGGGCAGGACGAACGCGATTACTCCGCTTGAGCGCATTCCGCGGGTAGATGAGCACCATTGCGTGGGCTGTAATCTTTGCTCGCTGGTTTGCCCGGTTGAGAACTGCATCACGATGGAGCGCATCGACAAGGATCTTCCGTTCGAGAGCTGGGAGGAGCGAGTTGCCAAGGGGCTGGTCGCGACGGGGACGGGTGAAGTGATGAGTACGAATACTTGA
- a CDS encoding NCS1 family nucleobase:cation symporter-1 — translation MAVSSISTRVVDQSAADLAAEHDSRLYNADLAPTVAAQRTWGTYNYIALWFSMSMEVTTYMLASSLIAGGMNWKQAILTILLGNLIVLVPMLLNAHAGAKYGIPFPVFVRASFGTRGANLPAMLRAFVACGWFGIQSWLGGQAIAAMIGVLWPQTAQMPLVLWASFLGFWLLNMYVVWRGVESIRFLQSFSAPFMLVMSLTLLFWMLHKAGGFGPMLSAPSHFHTTGSFLRFFFPSLTAMVGYWATLSLNIPDFTRYAKSQDSQIVGQAFGLPVAMVLYSFIGIACTSASEIIFGEPVWSPITLLGRFHQPFAALLALVALLIATLNVNIGANVVSPSNDFSNLAPGLISFRTGGLITGFLGLAMMPWKLMSSFGNYIFGWLIGYSGLLGPVAGIMVADYFLIRGTRLDTVSLYRRGGPYEYTRGINPRAIVALVGGVTVALIGLAVPSLRFLYDYAWFVGFFVAAASYYLLMQGYRTAASGVSGVVTQITSQE, via the coding sequence GTGGCAGTAAGTTCGATTTCGACACGAGTTGTTGATCAGTCTGCCGCTGATCTTGCAGCGGAACATGACTCGCGCCTCTATAACGCCGATCTTGCACCTACGGTCGCGGCTCAACGTACGTGGGGGACCTATAACTACATTGCGCTGTGGTTCTCGATGTCGATGGAGGTGACGACGTATATGCTGGCGTCGTCGCTGATCGCGGGTGGCATGAACTGGAAGCAGGCGATTCTGACGATTCTTCTGGGAAACCTGATCGTGCTGGTGCCAATGCTTCTGAATGCACATGCTGGCGCGAAGTACGGGATTCCCTTTCCTGTGTTTGTTCGCGCGAGCTTTGGGACGCGGGGAGCTAATCTTCCGGCGATGCTGCGGGCGTTTGTGGCTTGCGGATGGTTTGGTATTCAGTCGTGGCTTGGAGGGCAGGCGATTGCCGCGATGATTGGAGTGCTTTGGCCACAGACTGCCCAGATGCCTTTGGTGCTGTGGGCGAGCTTTCTTGGATTCTGGTTGCTGAATATGTATGTGGTGTGGCGGGGCGTCGAATCGATTCGATTTCTACAGAGCTTCTCTGCGCCTTTCATGCTGGTGATGTCGCTGACGCTGCTCTTCTGGATGCTGCATAAGGCGGGTGGATTTGGACCGATGCTTTCGGCACCGAGCCACTTCCATACGACTGGCAGCTTTCTTCGTTTCTTTTTCCCTTCGTTGACGGCGATGGTGGGGTACTGGGCGACGCTGTCGCTGAATATTCCGGACTTTACACGTTATGCGAAGTCTCAGGATTCGCAGATTGTGGGACAGGCGTTCGGTTTGCCGGTTGCGATGGTGCTTTACTCGTTTATCGGCATCGCTTGCACTTCAGCATCTGAGATTATCTTTGGAGAGCCGGTCTGGTCGCCTATCACTTTGCTGGGGCGATTTCATCAGCCCTTTGCGGCTTTGCTGGCGCTGGTTGCTCTTTTGATCGCGACACTGAATGTAAATATCGGCGCGAATGTGGTTTCGCCGTCAAACGACTTTTCCAACCTGGCTCCGGGGCTGATCAGCTTTCGCACCGGCGGATTGATCACTGGCTTTCTGGGACTGGCGATGATGCCGTGGAAGCTGATGAGCAGCTTTGGCAACTACATCTTTGGCTGGCTGATCGGGTACTCGGGGTTGCTCGGGCCTGTTGCCGGCATTATGGTCGCGGATTATTTCCTGATACGTGGGACGCGGCTGGATACGGTGTCGCTGTATCGCAGAGGCGGGCCTTATGAGTACACACGCGGGATCAATCCAAGAGCGATTGTTGCGCTGGTCGGTGGGGTAACCGTCGCGTTGATTGGGCTTGCTGTTCCCTCTTTGCGGTTCCTCTATGACTACGCGTGGTTCGTTGGCTTTTTTGTTGCGGCGGCCAGCTACTATCTGCTTATGCAGGGATACCGCACGGCGGCTTCGGGTGTGTCCGGCGTCGTGACACAGATAACGTCTCAGGAATAG
- the hydA gene encoding dihydropyrimidinase, whose product MGTLIQNGTVVTAERFEKADVLIDGSTVLEVRAGIDPAGHTVVDAAGLFVLPGGIDAHTHMDMPFGGTVSADDFLTGTRAAAIGGTTTIVDFAIQAKGTRMRDALDLWMGKADGKACIDYGLHMIVTDLGSDNGKQGLHDMDDMVREGVASFKLFMAYPNVLMVDDGTIFKALQQTAKNGALVCMHAENGSAIDVIVQQALAEGKTAPVYHALTRPTKAEAEAVHRSIALAEMAGVPVYIVHLSSEDALNQVREARDRGVPAFAETCPQYLLLSIEDQMPGKSFEEAKYVFTPPLREKKNQPKLWDGLATDNLQVVSTDHCPFCFADQKQLGKDDFTKIPNGGPGVENRMQLLYHFGVNAGKISLQRFVEITSTAPARIFGMYPKKGTIAAGSDADIVLWDPEAEHVISAATHSMRCDFSMFEGWKVKGNARQVYSRGELVADGGRYVAAVGRGQYLRREARGGAWQ is encoded by the coding sequence ATGGGGACTCTGATTCAGAACGGCACCGTTGTCACGGCCGAGCGCTTCGAAAAAGCGGATGTGTTGATTGATGGCAGCACGGTGTTGGAGGTCCGGGCCGGAATTGATCCTGCGGGGCATACGGTTGTGGACGCGGCTGGACTCTTTGTTTTGCCGGGCGGCATCGACGCGCATACGCATATGGATATGCCGTTTGGAGGGACTGTCTCTGCGGATGATTTTCTGACGGGCACACGTGCGGCGGCGATCGGCGGGACGACTACGATTGTCGACTTTGCGATTCAGGCGAAGGGAACGCGGATGCGGGACGCGCTGGATCTCTGGATGGGGAAGGCCGACGGCAAGGCCTGTATCGACTACGGGCTGCATATGATTGTGACCGATCTTGGCTCCGATAATGGCAAACAGGGGCTGCACGATATGGACGATATGGTGCGGGAGGGTGTCGCCAGCTTCAAGCTCTTTATGGCTTACCCGAATGTGCTGATGGTAGATGACGGGACGATCTTTAAGGCGCTGCAGCAGACGGCGAAGAATGGTGCGCTGGTTTGTATGCATGCGGAGAATGGAAGTGCGATCGATGTGATCGTGCAGCAGGCGCTGGCGGAGGGGAAGACTGCTCCGGTCTATCACGCGCTGACGCGGCCTACGAAGGCGGAGGCGGAGGCGGTGCACCGCTCGATTGCGCTGGCGGAGATGGCTGGAGTGCCTGTCTATATTGTTCATCTCTCGAGTGAGGATGCTCTGAATCAGGTTCGTGAGGCCCGGGATCGCGGAGTGCCGGCGTTTGCGGAGACTTGTCCGCAGTATCTGCTGCTGTCGATCGAAGATCAGATGCCGGGGAAGAGTTTTGAAGAGGCGAAGTATGTTTTTACTCCTCCACTGCGGGAGAAGAAGAATCAACCGAAGCTTTGGGATGGGCTGGCGACGGACAATCTGCAGGTGGTTTCGACCGACCATTGCCCGTTCTGCTTTGCGGATCAGAAGCAGCTGGGGAAGGATGATTTCACCAAGATCCCTAACGGGGGGCCGGGCGTGGAGAATCGCATGCAGTTGCTGTATCACTTCGGCGTGAATGCGGGAAAGATTTCGCTGCAGCGGTTTGTCGAGATTACGTCGACTGCGCCGGCGCGCATCTTCGGGATGTATCCGAAGAAGGGGACGATTGCTGCTGGATCGGATGCGGATATTGTGCTGTGGGATCCTGAGGCGGAACACGTGATCTCTGCGGCTACCCACAGTATGCGCTGCGATTTTTCTATGTTTGAAGGGTGGAAGGTGAAGGGAAATGCCCGGCAGGTTTATTCGCGTGGGGAGCTTGTTGCGGATGGAGGACGCTATGTGGCGGCGGTGGGCCGTGGCCAGTATCTGCGGCGTGAGGCGAGAGGAGGGGCGTGGCAGTAA
- a CDS encoding NAD(P)-dependent oxidoreductase, translating to MNERVPFPEQVVATPEVVERFGDLHPPFDRQAAVPEANRCLYCFDAPCTTACPTHIDVPSFIKKIASGNLSGSARTILDANILGASCSRACPVEVLCEGACVMHRYNKQPIQIARLQRFAMDALHESGAPLPFEPGPETGLAVALIGAGPASLACAAELRRRGIRADLYDARPLPGGLNTYGVAEYKLPLVESLREIEMLSQLGVEFHFETKVDAAGLAELERTHDAVFLGIGLGAIHQLGVAGEELAGVTNALDLIAGYKSGALTTVPERVVVVGAGNTAIDAAIASVRLGASEVHILYRRGQEQMSAFTFEYQHAKDEGVKFLWHVQPTGIRGDGVVKGLELTRVAGTEDGSIVPEKDSAFVLEADLIVLSIGQATHANFLSGSSSSGSSSAFGKIQLERGRIVIDRATGQTSQPKFFAGGDCTNGGREVVDAVADGKRAGIGIAGWLGVQHGKG from the coding sequence ATGAACGAGCGCGTTCCCTTTCCTGAGCAGGTTGTAGCCACTCCAGAGGTGGTAGAGCGTTTTGGCGATCTGCATCCACCCTTCGACAGACAGGCCGCTGTGCCCGAGGCGAATCGCTGTCTGTATTGCTTTGATGCTCCGTGTACGACCGCCTGCCCGACGCATATTGATGTGCCTAGCTTTATTAAGAAGATTGCCAGCGGAAATCTTTCTGGGTCGGCGCGAACGATTCTGGATGCGAATATTCTGGGTGCGAGCTGCTCTCGCGCGTGCCCGGTTGAGGTGCTGTGCGAAGGTGCATGCGTGATGCACCGGTATAACAAACAACCGATTCAGATTGCACGGCTTCAGCGCTTCGCAATGGACGCGCTCCACGAGAGTGGAGCTCCGCTGCCGTTTGAGCCTGGGCCGGAGACTGGGTTGGCGGTCGCGCTGATCGGTGCGGGACCTGCTTCGCTGGCTTGTGCTGCTGAGCTGCGACGGCGTGGCATTCGTGCCGATCTTTATGACGCGCGTCCTCTGCCTGGGGGTTTGAATACCTATGGGGTGGCGGAATATAAACTTCCGCTGGTGGAGAGTCTGCGGGAGATTGAGATGCTTTCGCAGCTGGGAGTGGAATTTCACTTCGAGACGAAGGTGGATGCGGCGGGGCTTGCGGAGTTGGAACGGACGCATGATGCGGTTTTTCTGGGGATTGGGCTTGGCGCGATTCATCAGCTCGGAGTTGCTGGCGAGGAACTTGCGGGGGTGACGAATGCTCTGGATCTAATCGCCGGGTATAAGTCCGGTGCGCTGACGACGGTGCCGGAGCGCGTGGTGGTGGTGGGAGCGGGAAATACTGCTATCGATGCGGCCATCGCTTCGGTGCGGCTAGGTGCGAGCGAGGTCCATATTCTTTACAGGCGAGGGCAGGAGCAGATGTCGGCGTTCACGTTTGAATACCAGCATGCGAAGGACGAGGGCGTGAAGTTCCTGTGGCATGTGCAGCCGACAGGGATTCGCGGGGATGGAGTCGTGAAGGGACTCGAACTGACGAGAGTTGCGGGGACTGAGGATGGTTCGATTGTGCCTGAAAAAGATTCGGCGTTTGTTCTCGAGGCGGATTTGATTGTTCTATCGATTGGGCAGGCTACGCATGCGAATTTTCTCTCTGGATCTTCGAGTTCTGGGTCTTCGAGTGCGTTCGGGAAGATTCAGCTGGAGCGTGGCCGGATTGTGATCGATCGTGCGACGGGGCAGACCTCTCAGCCTAAGTTTTTTGCTGGGGGAGACTGCACGAACGGGGGGCGCGAGGTCGTGGACGCGGTGGCGGACGGGAAGCGTGCTGGAATCGGAATCGCTGGATGGCTGGGGGTGCAACATGGCAAAGGATAG
- a CDS encoding Zn-dependent hydrolase, with amino-acid sequence MPVDPLRVISDLQELRALTADANGAQRVAWSSVWQEARAWFQSKLEGLPFEHHYDAAGNSWTTLRGGSERALILGSHLDSVPNGGWLDGCLGVLAGFEVLRSLAEDFEGEPPITIRLVDWADEEGARFGRSLFGSSAFAGTHTIEADRGRTDRDGVRLEDALRSCGVAMDQIGDAAKERGGAAAYLELHIEQGPVLEGMGLPLGVVLGTKGVERHAITFLGQEAHSGSTPMGARRDALAAAAKLALEIRPIARRHPDAVATMGSVKTFPGIVTAVVGRCEATLDMRDLDAGVLASMLAEARAASERFAKEEGCTVDWSRIWSIEPIPFDAQLIAFSEEAVRETAGVSHRLPSGPLHDAAEVARAGIPTVMMFTQSLAGLSHNKAEDTRVEDLTLAVQAFDRLARKTLEWLSERGG; translated from the coding sequence GTGCCCGTTGATCCGTTGCGAGTGATCTCCGACCTTCAAGAACTTCGTGCCCTAACGGCAGATGCCAATGGTGCCCAGCGGGTGGCGTGGAGTTCCGTGTGGCAGGAGGCGCGGGCGTGGTTTCAGAGCAAGCTGGAGGGGCTGCCGTTCGAGCATCATTATGATGCTGCGGGAAATTCGTGGACGACGCTGCGGGGGGGCTCCGAGCGAGCACTTATTCTGGGGAGTCATCTCGATTCGGTTCCGAACGGCGGTTGGCTGGATGGGTGTCTGGGTGTTTTGGCTGGATTTGAGGTGTTGCGCAGTCTGGCGGAGGATTTCGAGGGCGAACCGCCAATCACGATTCGGCTGGTGGATTGGGCGGATGAAGAGGGAGCGCGCTTTGGACGGAGTCTCTTCGGCTCGTCTGCGTTTGCCGGGACCCATACGATTGAGGCTGATCGCGGACGTACGGATCGCGATGGAGTTCGGCTGGAGGATGCACTTCGGAGTTGCGGCGTCGCCATGGATCAGATAGGAGACGCGGCAAAAGAACGAGGCGGTGCGGCTGCTTACCTGGAGTTGCATATCGAGCAGGGGCCGGTGCTTGAAGGGATGGGGCTGCCGCTGGGAGTTGTGCTTGGAACCAAAGGCGTGGAGCGGCATGCGATTACGTTCCTTGGGCAGGAGGCTCATTCGGGGTCCACTCCGATGGGTGCGAGACGAGATGCGCTGGCCGCTGCGGCGAAGCTGGCGCTTGAGATTCGTCCGATCGCACGACGGCATCCGGACGCGGTTGCGACGATGGGAAGCGTGAAGACTTTTCCTGGGATTGTGACGGCTGTGGTTGGACGCTGCGAGGCGACACTTGATATGCGGGATCTGGACGCGGGGGTGCTTGCCTCGATGTTAGCCGAGGCTCGCGCTGCGAGTGAACGCTTTGCGAAGGAAGAGGGATGCACGGTCGATTGGTCGAGGATCTGGAGTATCGAACCGATACCGTTTGATGCGCAGCTTATTGCGTTTTCCGAGGAAGCTGTCCGCGAGACGGCGGGCGTGTCCCATCGACTGCCCTCGGGTCCGTTGCATGATGCTGCGGAGGTGGCGCGCGCGGGGATTCCGACGGTGATGATGTTTACGCAGTCGCTTGCCGGACTGAGTCATAACAAGGCGGAAGATACGAGGGTCGAAGATTTGACGCTGGCTGTGCAGGCCTTTGACCGGCTTGCGAGGAAGACGTTGGAGTGGTTGAGCGAACGGGGAGGATAA
- a CDS encoding ectonucleotide pyrophosphatase/phosphodiesterase: MFARHLILKACLIAALFASAAQGVRAISPQSADNGKVVETAGPLNSPRQQKKHYVVLVSLDGFRYDYPQKWGAPHIAALASTGATAPEGMLPAYPSITFPNHFTLITGRYPEHHGIVGNTFYDPARGEGYSYKDNKTNRDGSWYSGTPLWSLAEQHGMRAASFFWPGSEAQIAGERPDEYVHFDDAFDDEKRIDQVIAWLQLPPPQRPHFITLYYSNTDHAGHNYGPNSLEEQQQVHHVDQLMGDLKSKLDATHLPIDLIILADHGMTKVEGDWITLDQYADLSHFKTDGALLYADTEADAQKAYESFRAHTDPRFTAYRRADVPAYLHFNENPREGDPVIVPNGPYVFRAHESSRKPPAGDHGYDATRMPEMKALFVANGPDIRPGTKLPSFQNVDVYDFIAKLLRLKPAPNDGELKPLRPALK, encoded by the coding sequence TTGTTCGCTCGCCATCTCATCCTCAAAGCGTGCCTCATCGCAGCTCTGTTTGCCTCTGCAGCGCAAGGCGTTCGAGCGATCTCTCCCCAGAGCGCTGATAACGGCAAGGTTGTCGAGACCGCCGGGCCTCTCAATTCGCCCAGGCAGCAGAAAAAACACTACGTCGTTCTGGTCTCGCTCGACGGCTTCCGCTACGACTATCCACAAAAGTGGGGCGCACCCCACATCGCCGCGTTAGCAAGCACCGGAGCAACAGCGCCGGAAGGAATGCTTCCCGCATACCCCTCCATCACCTTTCCCAATCACTTCACCCTCATCACCGGCCGCTATCCCGAGCACCACGGCATCGTGGGCAACACCTTCTACGACCCCGCCCGAGGCGAGGGTTATTCCTACAAAGACAACAAGACAAATCGCGACGGAAGCTGGTACAGCGGCACTCCTCTCTGGTCGCTGGCCGAGCAACACGGAATGCGCGCCGCCTCCTTCTTCTGGCCCGGCTCCGAGGCCCAGATCGCCGGCGAACGGCCCGACGAGTACGTCCACTTCGACGACGCCTTCGACGACGAAAAGCGCATCGACCAGGTCATCGCGTGGCTCCAGCTGCCGCCACCGCAACGCCCTCACTTCATCACTCTCTACTACAGCAACACCGATCACGCCGGCCACAACTACGGCCCCAACTCACTCGAAGAGCAGCAGCAGGTCCATCACGTCGATCAACTCATGGGCGACCTGAAGTCCAAGCTCGACGCCACGCATCTCCCCATCGACCTCATCATCCTCGCCGATCACGGCATGACGAAGGTCGAAGGCGACTGGATCACCCTCGACCAATACGCCGATCTCTCGCACTTCAAAACCGATGGCGCGCTCCTCTACGCGGACACCGAAGCCGATGCGCAGAAGGCCTACGAGAGCTTTCGCGCTCACACCGACCCACGTTTCACTGCGTACCGCCGAGCCGACGTCCCCGCCTATCTGCACTTCAACGAAAACCCACGCGAAGGCGATCCTGTCATTGTGCCCAACGGACCCTACGTCTTTCGCGCCCATGAAAGCTCCCGCAAGCCGCCCGCAGGCGACCACGGCTACGACGCAACCCGCATGCCCGAGATGAAAGCCCTCTTCGTCGCGAATGGCCCGGACATCCGCCCAGGAACAAAACTCCCAAGCTTTCAAAACGTAGACGTCTACGACTTCATCGCAAAACTCCTCCGGCTCAAACCCGCACCCAACGACGGAGAACTTAAACCGCTGCGCCCAGCTCTCAAGTAA